Proteins encoded in a region of the Uloborus diversus isolate 005 chromosome 1, Udiv.v.3.1, whole genome shotgun sequence genome:
- the LOC129221514 gene encoding protein rogdi-like — MSEIDDEVLSLHQEFDWLLQEEVTVILEELQGIIVECARRFSTPVSHDPESLVKNEKFLLTNTSSTPSGPASDQIQAVVTLVGDNISHADIHLKLHKHAIPSHRTLVQNDCQWKLQQIQDAGNHLSQALQIFSSLPEITASGKLDFHSADEVVHVMNNLMGCLQRGRACLLIPKKRTINELQHSRNMKSLQPPLPGDLAVSFYVQSHKLVFAVYHIYSKEAKGSPKFDVFQAESSVPWLSEALVLFTVSLQLCQQLKDKVAVFAQYKEMNDV, encoded by the exons ATGTCTGAAATCGATGATGAAGTTCTTTCGTTA CATCAAGAATTTGATTGGCTTCTTCAGGAAGAAGTTACTGTAATTTTGGAGGAATTACAAGGCATTATAGTT GAATGTGCAAGGAGATTTTCCACTCCAGTTTCACATGATCCTGAATCTcttgtcaaaaatgaaaaatttctccTTACTAATACAAG CTCTACACCCAGTGGACCTGCTTCTGATCAGATTCAAGCTGTAGTGACCCTTGTTGGTGATAATATTAGTCATGCC GACATACACTTAAAATTACATAAACATGCAATACCATCTCATCGAACTTTAGTACAAAATGATTGTCAATGGAAACTTCAGCAg ATTCAAGATGCTGGAAACCACCTGTCTCAAgctttgcaaatattttcttcactGCCAGAGATAACTGCAAGTGGTAAACTAGATTTTCATTCTGCAGATGAAGTAGTTCAT GTCATGAATAACCTTATGGGGTGCTTGCAAAGAGGAAGAGCTTGTCTATTGATTCCAAAGAAGCGCACCATTAATGAGCTTCAGCATAGTCGCAACATG AAATCTCTTCAACCACCATTACCTGGAGATCTAGCTGTAAGTTTTTATGTGCAATCCCACAAATTAGTCTTTGCTGTCTACCACATATATTCTAAAGAAGCCAAGGGATCACCTAAATTTGATGTATTCCAG GCTGAGTCATCCGTTCCCTGGCTCAGCGAAGCTTTAGTCCTCTTCACTGTGTCTTTGCAACTGTGTCAGCAATTAAAAGATAAG GTTGCTGTATTTGCTCAGTACAAAGAAATGAATGatgtataa